In Anopheles gambiae chromosome 2, idAnoGambNW_F1_1, whole genome shotgun sequence, a single window of DNA contains:
- the LOC1273002 gene encoding RRP12-like protein, whose product MNKFRSKLKRKTGSKRWQKGGASSSNPQESKHRAKAKGRFFQSNLSLAPAAGEQSDRKSKLTLEAVLKHEAIQSYGSGGAGKTKTPTVNDIAASMKSFSMKDGDDEMMSDSQPGTFKTFQTFASNWSACSNMSFKKLLTNFRADSQLQKDMLAILAALTEVIKEQSGSQSSTEYFLALMETIEAAKEENDINAAVSLLAMGIKSVPEGVLRRKFSDTAQTLLALLERYTETENHTMTRNLIGCISVLLRAQAYDQWKMSSTLKFFDAILAFTTHTKPKLRKAAQHAVVAVIHGSCFMLPPKQQDTADQEEQPKKVAPAVKHHPAGGRVARFCIAQFKPENLGSNQTVILHMLGLLHNALPVFNKDDIKLVSENLLSIMTATNVLIRTNCFQTFHSLFTSKTENLTPVLAGKLLSALYDYRPERSDSRQIIAWLTVLKEGHLFLAKYDLVLCSTALPKFVQVCTQDFWSSEKLDVVSAASNALKDILYECVQPCCADEVEVEKHRASLEKSLKYIIDVLCTAPFGHASKQVLIILAIAFDTTGRYFGETLAPALTTLGARYDPQSSNRIQIEHAVLQAVGSMDTQLVLKCIPLAGSDGKIDLDRTWMLPLLREGLQHSSFELFNSVILKLAYQCYMLWQKFKETDNKHQSHIFELLCCQLWGLFPGFCRKPKDVSNFRLIAKTLGMVLNENPDLRAPILDGLKELIKHLETPSEREEIGRFAKNFLPRLFNIYTTKPNGSYENEVRQAAFETIQAYISITPNPVLDEMFNVALQQLQEKAPGTFIYDTLFDIVEQLALYQTKEKLEEIYKKYISVILKQDRKQDTVAKRDANLRRQMKKAFKLLREILSSENEGCVAFVSDKLGNIEKLLLGTMHQTYDGIQAPRLACLKIMLDKQPTVLLNGKLVTRTLSEVVATYHLEAVKKEQIAVELLEQIGEMFDNQEQINEFIDLLIAGFVGDSQLITNTICVLRAVLEKFTGSLSIDSLKFMLDQVLTFLIGKTRMEVDAALHFLHSYTKILPVPLVTNYLSLIVKSLSMMVPDTKRHCRLILGYIWKKLCKRFGAQEVIQLVPGNDEETHKRLKKIRKDLSRAKRNKQGRDGKDGEEKDEEDDEDDFTSELQKKSLTIDDILADSDSDSGVEDERKNRSKKKGLDTYIKESEDNIVDLADLDAIGKITTNEPMEEKDHSRPGTSKQHKDANRGFKTASDGRLIIEDIEDYSDSDEDPDEALGYADKTKKRIYDEDDSDDSQAEQEEYRPNEDEEEEGPSSRKRKAIDALSARSGMSGASSRYVAGGKGIHRPTAASVKSGYSSKSNRTAKSNVSTGAEYRTKKASGDMLRKGKHEPYAYVPLSRNSLNRRKRSKNAGQFKSIVKGARKGAAAGSKKRLLKAGTKRK is encoded by the exons atgaataaatttcgTTCAAAACTAAAGCGAAAGACCGGATCGAAGCGATGGCAGAAGGGAGGCGCTTCCTCCTCCAATCCGCAGGAAAGCAAACATCGCGCCAAGGCAAAGGGCCGGTTCTTTCAGTCCAACCTGAGCCTAGCTCCGGCGGCCGGCGAACAGTCGGACCGGAAAAGCAAGCTAACGCTCGAGGCGGTACTGAAGCATGAGGCGATCCAGTCGTACGGTAGTGGTGGCGCGGGCAAAACCAAGACGCCGACGGTGAACGATATTGCGGCCAGTATGAAATCGTTCAGCATGAAAGATGGCGACGATGAGATGATGTCCGATTCGCAGCCGGGAACGTTCAAGACCTTCCAAACGTTTGCCTCCAACTGGAGTGCCTGCTCGAACATGAGCTTCAAGAA GTTGTTAACCAATTTCCGTGCTGATTCGCAGCTACAGAAAGATATGCTCGCGATACTGGCCGCTCTCACCGAGGTCATCAAGGAGCAGTCGGGGAGCCAAAGCAGCACGGAGTACTTTCTCGCACTGATGGAAACGATCGAGGCGGCAAAGGAGGAAAACGACATCAATGCGGCCGTCTCGCTGCTGGCGATGGGCATCAAGTCCGTGCCGGAGGGTGTGCTGCGGCGCAAGTTTTCCGACACAGCCCAAACGCTGCTGGCGCTGCTGGAACGCTACACCGAAACGGAAAACCACACGATGACGCGCAATCTGATCGGCTGTATTTCGGTGCTGCTGCGGGCGCAAGCGTACGATCAGTGGAAGATGTCATCGACGCTCAAGTTTTTCGACGCAATACTTGCGTTCACCACGCACACTAAGCCGAAACTGCGCAAAGCAGCCCAGCACGCCGTGGTAGCCGTGATACATGGCAGCTGCTTTATGCTACCACCGAAGCAGCAGGACACCGCCGACCAGGAGGAGCAGCCGAAAAAGGTAGCACCGGCGGTAAAGCACCATCCTGCGGGGGGGCGTGTGGCACGGTTCTGCATCGCCCAGTTTAAGCCGGAAAACCTCGGCAGCAACCAAACGGTCATACTGCACATGCTGGGACTGCTGCACAATGCGCTGCCCGTGTTCAACAAGGACGACATTAAGCTGGTGTCGGAAAATTTGCTCTCCATCATGACCGCCACCAACGTGCTGATACGAACGAACTGCTTCCAAACCTTCCATTCGCTGTTCACGTCCAAGACGGAAAACCTTACGCCGGTGCTGGCCGGCAAACTGCTCTCCGCCCTGTACGATTACCGTCCGGAGCGGTCCGATTCGCGACAGATCATCGCCTGGTTGACGGTGCTGAAGGAGGGCCACCTGTTCCTGGCCAAGTACGATCTGGTGCTGTGCAGCACGGCGCTGCCAAAGTTCGTGCAAGTGTGCACGCAAGACTTCTGGTCCTCGGAAAAGCTGGACGTGGTGTCGGCCGCGTCCAATGCGCTCAAGGACATACTGTACGAGTGTGTGCAACCGTGCTGTGCCGACGAGGTCGAGGTGGAAAAACATCGCGCCTCGCTGGAGAAGTCACTGAAGTACATCATCGACGTCCTCTGCACGGCACCGTTCGGGCATGCCTCGAAGCAAGTGCTCATCATTTTGGCCATAGCGTTCGATACTACCGGGCGCTACTTCGGAGAGACGCTTGCACCCGCGCTGACGACACTCGGCGCGCGGTATGATCCACAGTCCTCCAACCGCATCCAGATCGAGCATGCCGTCCTGCAAGCCGTCGGTTCGATGGACACGCAGCTGGTGCTGAAGTGCATACCGCTTGCCGGTTCGGACGGGAAGATCGATCTGGACCGCACGTggatgctgccgctgctgcgtGAAGGCCTGCAGCACTCCAGCTTCGAGCTGTTCAACAGCGTCATACTGAAGCTGGCCTACCAGTGCTACATGCTGTGGCAAAAGTTCAAGGAAACGGACAACAAACATCAATCCCACATCTTCGAGCTGCTGTGCTGCCAGCTGTGGGGCCTGTTTCCCGGCTTCTGTCGCAAACCGAAGGACGTGTCCAACTTCCGCCTCATTGCGAAAACGCTCGGCATGGTGCTGAACGAAAACCCCGACCTGCGGGCACCAATACTGGACGGTTTGAAGGAGCTGATAAAGCACCTGGAAACACCGTCCGAGCGGGAGGAGATTGGCCGGTTTGCGAAAAACTTCCTGCCACGGTTGTTCAACATCTACACCACGAAACCGAACGGCAGCTACGAGAACGAGGTCCGCCAGGCCGCGTTCGAAACGATACAGGCATACATCTCGATCACGCCCAATCCCGTACTGGACGAGATGTTTAACGTGgcactgcagcagctgcaggagAAAGCGCCGGGCACGTTCATCTACGACACGCTGTTCGATATCGTAGAGCAGCTCGCCCTGTACCAGACGAAGGAGAAGCTGGAGGAGATTTATAAAAAGTACATCTCGGTGATCCTGAAGCAGGACCGGAAGCAGGACACGGTCGCAAAGAGGGATGCAAATCTGCGCCGGCAGATGAAGAAAGCGTTTAAACTGTTGCGCGAAATTTTGTCCTCGGAAAATGAGGGCTGCGTTGCGTTTGTGTCCGACAAGCTGGGCAATATCGAGAAGCTGCTGCTCGGCACGATGCACCAGACGTACGACGGCATTCAGGCACCGCGTTTGGC ATGTTTGAAGATAATGCTAGACAAGCAGCCGACGGTACTGCTGAATGGAAAATTGGTGACACGAACACTATCGGAAGTGGTTGCCACGTATCATTTGGAGGCAGTCAAGAAGGAACAGATTGCGGTAGAATTGCTGGAACAGATTGGCGAAATGTTTGAT AACCAGGAGCAGATTAATGAGTTCATCGATCTCCTCATTGCCGGGTTCGTGGGTGACAGCCAACTGATCACCAACACGATCTGTGTGCTGCGTGCGGTGCTGGAAAAGTTTACCGGTTCGCTGTCGATCGATTCGCTCAAGTTCATGCTGGACCAGGTGCTCACCTTCCTCATCGGCAAAACACGCATGGAGGTTGACGCTGCGTTGCACTTTTTGCACTCGTACACCAAAATTCTTCCCGTTCCGCTCGTGACCAACTATCTGTCTCTGATC GTCAAATCGCTCTCGATGATGGTGCCCGATACCAAGCGCCACTGTCGGTTGATATTGGGTTACATCTGGAAGAAGCTGTGCAAGCGGTTTGGTGCGCAGGAAGTCATACAGCTCGTACCGGGCAATGATGAGGAGACGCACAAGCGGTTGAAGAAAATAAGGAAAGATTTGTCGCGTGCAAAGCGCAACAAACAGGGCCGCGACGGCAAGGATGGCGAAGAGAAGGACGAGgaggatgatgaggatgacTTTACGAGCGAACTGCAGAAGAAGAGCTTAAC CATCGATGATATCCTCGCGGATTCAGACTCAGATTCGGGCGTAGAAGATGAAAGAAAGAATCGCTCAAAGAAGAAGGGATTGGATACGTACATCAAGGAATCGGAAGATAACATCGTGGATTTAGCAGATCTGGATGCGATTGGAAAAATTACAA CCAACGAACCAATGGAAGAGAAAGATCACTCCCGTCCGGGTACCAGCAAGCAGCACAAGGATGCCAACCGTGGCTTTAAGACGGCTTCCGACGGTCGGCTCATCATCGAAGACATTGAAGATTATTCGGATTCGGACGAAGATCCGGACGAAGCGCTTGGGTACGCGGACAAGACCAAAAAGCGTATCTACGACGAGGACGACAGTGACGACAGCCAGGCCGAACAGGAGGAGTACCGACCGAACGAGGACGAAGAGGAGGAAGGTCCTTCGTCCCGGAAGCGCAAAGCAATCGATGCACTTAGCGCTCGTTCCGGTATGTCCGGCGCGTCTAGCCGGTACGTGGCCGGCGGTAAGGGTATTCATCGTCCAACGGCTGCCTCGGTAAAGTCGGGCTACAGTAGCAAGTCGAACCGTACTGCTAAATCGAACGTATCGACCGGTGCCGAATATCGGACGAAGAAAGCGTCCGGAGATATGCTGCGCAAGGGCAAACACGAACCGTACGCGTATGTTCCACTCAGCCGCAATTCTCTCAATCGAAg GAAACGGTCGAAAAATGCAGGACAGTTTAAGAGCATTGTGAAAGGTGCTCGAAAGGGTGCAGCTGCCGGGTCGAAGAAACGCCTGCTCAAGGCTGGCACGAAGCGAAAATAA
- the LOC1273001 gene encoding transport and Golgi organization protein 2, with amino-acid sequence MCILFVYVDDGSVAGRYRLVLASNRDEFYARPAKLAAPWEENARIIGGRDMEPGREGGTWLAIGNHPAGQIKLGALLNVTGENKANVTNGRGPIVANFLKGELTSRAYSEQLLAQDNFGAFNFVSIQLDANGSDRSEDRSEGRNQSGGAVLHTSNAPHSIDTCKTGQALGFGNSTLEKPLQKVCRGKEQFDEIVARCNVPFADKDALVHELMGLLKSDVRHFPDPELTRRAGQHAEFLSSVNVRMPNGSYGSRTHTVILIDHNNHMEFIEQTLSGTDPHTGEWITTRIERELV; translated from the exons ATGTGTATACTGTTCGTGTACGTGGACGACGGTTCCGTCGCAGGGCGGTACCGGCTGGTGCTGGCATCGAATCGGGACGAGTTCTATGCCCGACCGGCCAAGCTGGCCGCACCGTGGGAGGAAAACGCCCGCATCATAGGAGGCCGTGATATGGAGCCGGGCCGCGAGGGTGGTACCTGGCTTGCGATCGGTAACCATCCCGCGGGGCAGATTAAGCTCGGTGCGCTGCTAAACGTTACCGGCGAAAATAAAGCCAACGTTACCAATGGCCGGGGACCGATCGTGGCTAACTTTCTGAAGGGCGAGCTGACCAGCCGCGCGTACAGCGAGCAGCTGCTGGCGCAGGACAACTTTGGAGCGTTCAATTTCGTGTCGATCCAGCTGGACGCGAACGGCTCGGATCGTTCGGAAGACCGTTCGGAGGGTCGGAACCAGTCCGGCGGCGCCGTGTTGCACACGAGCAATGCACCGCACAGTATTGACACGTGCAAGACCGGGCAGGCGCTTGGATTTGGCAACAGCACGCTGGAGAAACCGCTGCAGAAGGTTTGCCGCGGAAAGGAACAGTTCGACGAGATCGTCGCGAGATGCAACGTGCCGTTTGCGGACAAGGATGCGTTAGTGCATGAGCTGATGGGACTGTTAAAGAGCGATGTCCG ACACTTTCCGGACCCAGAATTGACACGGCGCGCTGGACAGCATGCGGAATTTCTTTCGAGTGTTAATGTGCGCATGCCCAACGGTAGCTATGGCAGCCGAACGCACACCGTGATCCTGATCGATCATAACAATCACATGGAATTTATCGAGCAAACTTTGAGCGGCACCGATCCACACACGGGCGAATGGATAACGACGCGCATTGAGCGGGAATTAGTGTAA